The Paenibacillus sp. FSL W8-0426 region TCCGTAAGCAGGCCCACTCCGTCCGAATGAACCATGACGTCAGGCAACGCAAGCATGTCCTTGATGGTGGGTTTGCCCTGCATTCCGAAGCGTGATTCCAGTTGCTCCGCGGCCTGTAGATAGGCCCTGACCGCCTGCTCATTCAGCACGGCAGGCAGAGCCTCGTCCTCATCCTTTTCCTTCATTACATAAACATCAATCCGCCCGCGCTTCAAACGGCTCTGCACTTTCTTCCTCAAGCCGTCCTCATAATACGTCCACTCCTTCGGCAGGCGCATCATAACCTCGCAGTAGCGATGATTGACAGACTTGATCTCGAGCTGTACCTTGTAGCCGCCGAAATGAAAGGCGGATTGACCGTATCCGGTCATACTGAATGACATCGGCATCACATCCGTTACACTATTGTAATTGATTATTTGGGTTGAAACAAGTAGGACATTGGTGGGCGGATTTCTCCCACACATATCTCGTCAATTCCGCCGTCATGCCATAGAACATGAAAGGTGTCATCAAATAGATTCCGTTAAATTGCTCGGTTGCCACGTCGAGCAGCTCTTTGGCAATCGTCACGCCCATGGCTCGGCCTTGTTCGCCCTCAAGGCCCGCCATGCGGGAACGAACTTCGTCCGACAGCTGGATGCCCGGCACTTCATTATGAAGATACTCCGCGTTTCGTCCGCTTGCGAGCGGCATGATCCCGACAAAAATAGGCACTTCCAGATGTTTCGTCGCTTCGCGCATCCTTACGATCAATTCAGGATCATACACCGGCTGGGTCATGATATAGTCCGCTCCCGAAGCGATTTTTTTCTCCAGCCGCTGCACGGCTTTATCCAAATGCTTGACGTTCGGGTTGAAGGCGGCCCCGATCACGAAGCCCGCTTTTTGTTTGAGCGGTTTCCCCGAGAAAGCGATGCCGTCGTTCAGCTGCTTGATCATGCGAATGATTTCGAACGAAGTCAAGTCGTATACGGAGCTGGAGCCCGGAAGGTCACCAAAGCGGGCCGGGTCACCCGTAACGGCAAGCACATGGTTGATGCCGAGCGCGTCGAAGCCCATCATATGCGACTGCGTTCCGATCAGGTTTCGGTCGCGGCAGGCGATATGCACGAGCGGCCGCAAACCTGTCCGATCCTGAACGAGGTGGCCGAGGGCCATATTGCTCATACGGGTCACCGCAAGGGAATTGTCGGCAAGCGTCAGCGCGTCGGCACCCGCCGCCTTGAGTTCTTCCGCGCCTTTCATGAATTTTGCGATATCGAGGTCGCGCGGTGGATCAAGTTCCACAATGATCGTATGGCGCTGTTTGACCAGGTCAACGATGGTCGGCTGTCCGCCTCGGCCGGAACGCTCATCGAGATGTTCGTGCAATACAATGCGCGGTTTCGGCTCGGCCGGATCCGGCTCGGCAATCGGCAGCGGCGTATACTCGGCCAATGCGCGGGCCATGGCCGAAATGTGGTCCGGCGTCGTGCCGCAGCAGCCGCCGATAATGCGCGCGCCCAGTTCGGCGAATTGAAGCGCGGTCTGGCCAAAGTATTCCGGAGACGCGCCGTAGCGGAACTGACCGTCCACGTAATCCGCGGCACCCGCGTTCGGGTAAACCGACATCGGCAGTCCGATTTTGCCGGACACGGTTTCCATGGCACGCATGATTCCGTTCGGACCCGTGCGGCAATTAAAACCGATCACGTCGGCTCCCTGTTCGCGCATGATTCGAAACGCTTCAGGCATGGTGTAACCGTCAAGCGTGTGTCCGATGTTTTCAACGGCAAACTGTCCGATGACCGGCAGATCGCTCAGCTTCCGCGCTTGCCGCAATGCGATATCCATCTCCTCGATGTCATAGAACGTTTCAAGCAAAATGCCGTCAACGCCTTCGTCAAGCAAGGCGAAAATCTGTTGTTCATAGAATCGCTTCAGTTCGCTCGTGGACACGTTGGTCCGCTTGCCTCCGCGGATGGAGCCGACCGCGCCAAGTACGTAACCGTTGGCCCCGGCTACCTCCTTTGCAATCCGCACTCCCTCTCGGTTGACTTCCCCCACCTTCGATTCAAGCCCGAACTTGGACAGTTTGTCATAGTTGGCCGAGTAGGTGTTCGTCTCGAAAATTTCAGTCCCCGCGTCGCGATAACGGCGATGCACTTCCGCCACCACCTCGGGTGAAATCAAATTCAATTCCTCATAAGATATCCCCACAGGAAACCCCATCTGGTACAGAAACGTCCCCATCGCCCCATCCCCAATGAGAACCCGTTCCTGCAATGCGCTGCGCAAATCCGCCTTCATCCTCTTCCTCCCGCCTAACTGCAATCATTTTCATACTAATGTAACACAAAAAAAGCCCAAAAACGAAGAAAAACAAAGAATTTTCGGGATTAAACCCGTCACTTCATCTATTTGCGTTTTAATGTGTACTTCCCGCATGAGCGCGAATGGCTGAATAGGCTGCAAAATCCACGCATCATCTTGTTCGATATAAACAAATGGACGGCGCAACTCCCAAGGAGCGGACCGGGACCAACCATCGTTTGTCTCGCCATGACCAAGAGCAGAAATGCAGGATTGCAACCGAAAAAAGAGGCCCGCAGGCCTCTCTTGCTTGAATAGCGCATCGCTTATGCGATGACTCCTTTGAAAACAACTTCCGCCGGACCTGTCATGTATACATGGTTGTCCGACTCGTTCCATTCGATATGCAAATCGCCGCCTTTGAGGCTGATGACCGCAGTGCGATCCGTGTGCCCGTTCAGCACAGAGGACACGAGCGTTGCACATGCGCCTGTTCCGCAAGCCAGCGTTGGGCCGGCTCCCCGCTCCCATACTCTCATATCCACATGTCCGCGGTCGCGCACGGTCGCGAATTCAACGTTGATCTTTTTCGGAAACATCGGGTGAACCTCAAGCAGCGGGCCCCATGTCGCCAGATCGAAATGGACCGCGTCGTCCACATAAATAACCGCATGAGGGTTGCCCATGGAAACGGCGGTAAATTTGAACTCGCGTCCATTCGCTTCAATCGAGTGATCCAGTACCGGATTGGCATCCACCGTCGTCGGCACCTGAAGCCC contains the following coding sequences:
- a CDS encoding bifunctional homocysteine S-methyltransferase/methylenetetrahydrofolate reductase translates to MKADLRSALQERVLIGDGAMGTFLYQMGFPVGISYEELNLISPEVVAEVHRRYRDAGTEIFETNTYSANYDKLSKFGLESKVGEVNREGVRIAKEVAGANGYVLGAVGSIRGGKRTNVSTSELKRFYEQQIFALLDEGVDGILLETFYDIEEMDIALRQARKLSDLPVIGQFAVENIGHTLDGYTMPEAFRIMREQGADVIGFNCRTGPNGIMRAMETVSGKIGLPMSVYPNAGAADYVDGQFRYGASPEYFGQTALQFAELGARIIGGCCGTTPDHISAMARALAEYTPLPIAEPDPAEPKPRIVLHEHLDERSGRGGQPTIVDLVKQRHTIIVELDPPRDLDIAKFMKGAEELKAAGADALTLADNSLAVTRMSNMALGHLVQDRTGLRPLVHIACRDRNLIGTQSHMMGFDALGINHVLAVTGDPARFGDLPGSSSVYDLTSFEIIRMIKQLNDGIAFSGKPLKQKAGFVIGAAFNPNVKHLDKAVQRLEKKIASGADYIMTQPVYDPELIVRMREATKHLEVPIFVGIMPLASGRNAEYLHNEVPGIQLSDEVRSRMAGLEGEQGRAMGVTIAKELLDVATEQFNGIYLMTPFMFYGMTAELTRYVWEKSAHQCPTCFNPNNQLQ
- the dapF gene encoding diaminopimelate epimerase; protein product: MEFTKMHGLGNDFIVIYGEQQLPADAPERAIQWCNRFFGIGADGLVYILPSEKADFQMRIINSDGSEAEQCGNAIRCVAKYVYDHGHMSKEQITIETIGAGVQPVSLNVNDGEVASVRVDMGEPILDGLQVPTTVDANPVLDHSIEANGREFKFTAVSMGNPHAVIYVDDAVHFDLATWGPLLEVHPMFPKKINVEFATVRDRGHVDMRVWERGAGPTLACGTGACATLVSSVLNGHTDRTAVISLKGGDLHIEWNESDNHVYMTGPAEVVFKGVIA